The genomic window GATAACGACGATCATAGAATGATAGAAGGGAAATCTTGGCGAGGTAGCATTGGACTAGTGGAATCCGGGGTTGATGGAGTAAGAGGGACGGAGGTCGATCTCCTGGGTCCAAGCAGTCCGGTCTTGAACATGCAAATGCCAGTAGGTTTGAGCCAGCGAGTCTGGGTCCATCATCATCTCTCCAATTCCACCCATACCTTGTTGTTCTTGTTGTTCTTGTTCCCCAACTGACGTTCTCTGAGAGCTTGATGGTCCCCTGCAATTGCCAATTTCCCTTCCCTTTCATTAATTGCTAATCATCGTCACTCTATATATATTGACAACTATTTATGGCCCCTTTTCATGGAGTAAATAATTTCCAACCAAGTTTTTTATAAATCTCTTTCCCTGGTTTGCATGTTGGTTTGGCAgataattaataacaataataataataataataataataatattccaTCCATTTATTGTGGTCGTTACCATGATGAAGTAGTAGTAGTGGGATAGTCTACATAGGCAGGCAAGGCAACTATCAAACTCATTTCTCTTTGCGGTTGGTATATGAAGTATGAACATGAGATGAAAGTATAAATTTTGTAGCCGAAAGTAGAACAAAGAACTTAGAATCTTGCTATTTTCTCAGCATCTTGTTGTTTTACTTTACTTATATATAGTCGTTTTTTATGATTACGGATTTTATAGGCttgttacatatatatatatagtttaatggaaagtataatataaataaacattaaattaCCAACCTAGGAGGGCCAATCACACCATCGATGATAACATGGGCAACGTGCACACCTTGAGACTGAAACTCACTGGCTAAACATTGTGATAGAGCTCTCAAGGCAAACTTTCCACAACCTGTATGTTGGTGGCAAATAAACAAGTAATTGACggataatatatatagatataaaagACTTAAAAAGTGTAATTTCTTTATATAGGAAGTTCTTACAGAGCTCAGAGAAACCAGCAATGCCATTTAAAGAAGCTGAACAACCCGTGAATAGAATTGTCCCTTTCCCTCTTTCCACCATGCCCGGAAGAACCTAACATATTTCCATCAACAGAACCCACATGAAATAATGAacaaattaagaagaagaagcctTTAAATTCTTGAAAACGGAATTATAAACAGGCTTAGCTTTTGGGTTTTGGGAAAAGTCATGGTAGAAAATTAAGGAATACCTGTTGGGCACAAAGGAAGGCACCGACGGAGGAGATAGCGAGGGACTTCTCGAAAGAGTCGGCGGGAATATGGGTGAAGTTGGTGGGTTGCCGATAGACTGCTGGTTGATACGCATTGTACACAAGTACTTCTACAAATCCAAGTGAAAGAACACCTTCAAATGCCTCTCTCACACTTCTTGAATCCGAGCAGTCTATCCTGATTGCAAAAACTTGAGATTTCTCCTCCCTTGCTATCTCATCTGCAAATCTTGATAGCCTCCCTACAAAACCCCATATCTCTCACTACAATATCTAATTACCTCAAAACCCTCTCTTCAGTCCCCTACAAGTCTTAATTCACTGCGCTTTCAAGTTTGTTTCTTCACTTGCATGTTTTAAATGTCAAACAATTACTAATAATCTCAATACATGTAAAAACTAATTGTTAGtaattcctttttcttcttgtctagctagggagagaaaaaaaaaactgcaggCATGTGTGTAGAAAATGGTGCTGCACAATCTCTTGCTATTTCAGGTTTCGCTATAAAATGgtgttcaataataataataatcttgagtttccctttctttttcttggaagCAAAAACAGGTGCGCAGATAGAGTACTACAGAGCTAGCTAGATAAGTACCTAAGTCACGGGCAAGGATGGCAACCGTGTAGCCTTCATGGGCAAACTTGCGGGCAATGGTTCGGCCGAGCTTCGGTCCCACGCCTACAATGGCTGCGATGCCTTTATTGGAGCTGGAGCTCGCCATGCTCCGCATCTTTGGCTAACTTGTGCaggattttcttcttgttttgagCTCTCTCtagtaataattaaattcaCCAAGAATTGAACAAGCAACATGTAAGAGGTTTTAGAAGGAAGAATCTGATATGATAAGATAAGATGGGGTAGAATATTTAGGACTATTGATACAATCTCCTTCCTCAGCCGTCTCTGAGCAGCATTTTCTTGCCTCAAGCTGCTCTCTAAACTTGTGCTGCGGTGCCTCGATCCCTATAtagcctttatttatttatggaaaatataaatttgcCTGCCGATGAAATAATTTCTcaatatggaaaataaattttcccttttattttacaataaaattagtAGGGGAAAAAGAGTTGATGCCGACATAAATTAGGGTACTCTTCTCTAAGGTATTAGTATCACACAGACAGCCACACACAATACCAAGCtgccataaaataaattactgcTCCAATTACActtttttcaatatcaaaaattgaatattttatttattattttgtgattttacaAGAAGTTtcataaacattttttaatttaccacaaaattaaataaaaaaaataattttaaaaagagaatttagacctaccaccaccaccaccactaaaaCCAAACGTCACCGCTTTGAAGTGGCAATTCGGAGAGGAGCCATTCCTTTACACTGTAGCCATTTGCCACATTGGTTCCGAAAGCAAAATGCAACTCCTTTGCACTTTGACCTTTTGCGCATCTTATCTGCCAGCAATAGGTTTGatgattacaaaaaaatatatttctttatttaagtTTTAGTACTGTGAGTAGTATCTAGAAGAtgctagtttgttttttttaaaattaatttttaaaaaattatttttaaattttttttatgttggttaatcattagaaaaattgatcaataaaaaatattttccggtCAAtagaaaatttagcttggttttcagaaaagtatttttcttctattttgagaaaaatacattttctgaaagttatgaaaaaattaaaaatatcatattatttgctgattatatcaaatttagtccttaaatttttgattgctatatatatatatattttttttttgttttgaatatttgtttttcaatttcatcccttagaatttaatttttatattaattttgattcttattttataatttttatttgtttttctcttatcattttttaaattgaaattttttatctatcaaatttgatcctcattcttttgattgttacttattttatttgaaataatttatgaaatgttaattattattattttaatttcttcatctttcatttttatttttattttttagatttgatctctattatttttttatttttttattttatttaaaataatttatgaattttttttttcaatttcattctcattcaactttttaatttgtaagatttgttcattattattttaataaacttaaaaaaaataaaatattaataagttattttacagcttattttccatgacataaccaaacactagaaagtgtttttcaacttattttccattacactaccaaacatcagaaaataattcattttcccggaattcatttttcaaaagaaaactactttccagcaaacaaacggggcctagaTTTACCATGTTGTGAAATAATTTTCGAAGttgatttttacttaattatatagtaattaaaataaatatttataagagcTTAGAAGATATATATTATGGAGGAGAAAATGTATTTCTTCAGTTGAAGTACCcatgattttttgtattttttttaaattgtttttttaataaaaatacacgataattagaataaatatttataaaaatctcaataatttaaatcaaggagtgaaaaaaattatttatggaggTAAAACTcccatttaattattaattgtttttggatgaatgtttttttattagaagcatGTTTCttaagcaaaaaacaattattgtaaTATGAAAGacaattttcaaacaaaaaaaagttttcataattttttttatggctgcatgaaaaaaaataaaagaataattaattaattcataaaaaccatataaaaataacaataaaaacacattTAGGTCTCATTGGATATTCATGTGGAATTGTTTTAGAACACATTGCATAttaggtttatatataattattaaaaaagttattgcaaatataattataaatgatcTAATTTCATTTAGAAAATATGACATAAtccaatgattttttaaaaagttttgtaattatttatttaaataaaaaattattttaaataaaaacaattatgggtTTAGAAGAATGAGCCTTTGCGTCTGGCATCAAAAGAGGAAAGCCTAGGCACACAAGCTCTTGTGCTTGATACCTTTTTTATACAATGAAAGGACACGTGTATCTGATGTAATAAATGTTTTGGGCACCTCTAATGGCTGGAAAACCTTGGTCGAATTTTTGGC from Populus trichocarpa isolate Nisqually-1 chromosome 5, P.trichocarpa_v4.1, whole genome shotgun sequence includes these protein-coding regions:
- the LOC7489725 gene encoding uncharacterized protein LOC7489725 — encoded protein: MRSMASSSSNKGIAAIVGVGPKLGRTIARKFAHEGYTVAILARDLGRLSRFADEIAREEKSQVFAIRIDCSDSRSVREAFEGVLSLGFVEVLVYNAYQPAVYRQPTNFTHIPADSFEKSLAISSVGAFLCAQQVLPGMVERGKGTILFTGCSASLNGIAGFSELCCGKFALRALSQCLASEFQSQGVHVAHVIIDGVIGPPRGPSSSQRTSVGEQEQQEQQGMGGIGEMMMDPDSLAQTYWHLHVQDRTAWTQEIDLRPSYSINPGFH